A window of Coturnix japonica isolate 7356 chromosome 2, Coturnix japonica 2.1, whole genome shotgun sequence contains these coding sequences:
- the HIVEP1 gene encoding LOW QUALITY PROTEIN: zinc finger protein 40 (The sequence of the model RefSeq protein was modified relative to this genomic sequence to represent the inferred CDS: inserted 2 bases in 1 codon; substituted 2 bases at 2 genomic stop codons), whose amino-acid sequence MSTTEVLGEPASAWKTLSVAALPAPSSCVRGGPGRAAPRLPWRSGGGGPGDRGRPAASLPPPWPPSPEQAAAPRLRRRWGPPSGRXAGRTRXGACPVLGALCXVCRCRTPASCAQVPRGTAPPCMEGMTEGNGSACSDKIEEAQKQLNGKEDQQREVTDSGTRGNPDTIKGVKRKKIVTENHLKKIPKSPLRNPTEAKVKQNADPSPLKVLQDASEHATVQDHLPVQNGNQCTKQNGGVLSSEISTETTKSEIPMQTKLTSTHQSSDLSKKTVEDSDVKQLGLPEKSSLSKSLSSKAKTDSNECITFVDSTSSPCTRTAFDVLLKAMEPELNTLAQECPPYGMQVEKLRPNKTVSTSASLVSNTVSIQSQSPLSQNEFAAGPHYFPCTLNNVRVATAAKSGQVQVQTISPSQDLVTKTSQQNHQVVVCPSFTGPVVQQQSQENPKLQQIYSIAVTSSGVHTSSSTVTQVFPQNQLVTSSSTPLSIGPVYNSAQIASVVNHGVEQICNLLKDQKPKKLGKYVCEYCNRACAKPSVLQKHIRSHTGERPYPCVTCGFSFKTKSNLYKHKKSHAHAIKLGLVLQPDSGGLFLSNDSDKALSINSDVEESGESEDEGTADERQDDQELEPAQIVKVISSAETLQKESSIPLRNPDCIPGDSSLCDTEPQVRAALPKVVVHPVSVSPLRADSPKVKDPAPELAAAQRKGDFKATNLQSNLTHTASLKDNDIKQHQKTETGSLEEQLGSAVGAVHAQLQRQQATDCSQEQQGKCLLSPRSLGSTDSGYFSRSESADQTMSPPAPFVRGLLTSEKDSNKSLPSVPRTSGVVASVVQTVCAEKNLILSGQMRPPMATKTLEERISKLISDNEAVVDDKQLDSVKPRRTSLSRRGSIDSPKSYIFKDSFQFDLKPMGRRTSSSSDIPKSPFTPTEKSKQVFLLSVPSLDCLPITRSNSMPTTSYSAVPPNVIPPSHPLRGSQSFDDKIGSLYDDVFVSGPATPLNQGGHPRTLVRQAAIEDSSTGESQVLGPARSVEESYLGCNLSNDSLLQRSKSLAQASSLEKTKKTPQVRGTMFECETCRNRYRKLENFENHKKFYCSELHGPKTKAAIREPEHKTVPNSTQPQILHYRVTTSTGVWEQTPQIRKRRKMKSVGDDDDPQQNDTSMPSKNAESQSKAANSSSLSKHGAAGIASQQPSNLLLQSSQIQLVAQGTDLPTETKMSSLGEKQTSSVLQEKVELKRQGTGISVIQHTNSLSRNSSFEKSESFERVSPVSSQEPNKVAKHLSLNTLGVQEDRHSHLNATQHQQPLSSEAARGEVQGSQVVSNERNIPAQPSRLVRQHNIQVPEILVTEEPDRDQENQCSDQEKTERFNWPQRSETLSKLPTEKLPPKKKRIRLAEMEHSSAESSVDSTLSRSLSRESSLSHASSFSASLDKDEISKVENPSKSEHVSKSAEFLMIPAGSHILGVPGPHYREMRRAASEQISCTQPSMEVDYRSKSFDCGSISPSKPASVAEIAAPKLSSGNGVTGHVTLLERRRGPFVRQISLNIAPESSPVKSTSSFQTAHATDVPFHRLQTSSKSLVKFPSSTQHSQTPSRPHSAIQNCNPGNMSLVQQPLDHVLNNQGQTSSVHQLSQTSTKKSAQGEQVNTNTLSCHPDEKRDCFAPKYQLQVKTLHIGQTYSSKLLKNNLSTQSVSSHVGVDQNIPSFELQAKLSDSMSNPYSVPPLKQIIPNNCNSQLHQIPPFVVPVRIHSSMPSYGFATVTPLPHILVTQDQVSQSASKTNVVSVPTLEGKAQLPKSHRDHKRTLPNSFEFENPLPESGTRNSPLSSSLNIIQKVPVSGLFPQQEATASSKRMLSPANSLDIAMEKQQKRVKDESGAACMTEARPLHPLNARSNDPAGKQKKPVLVRQVCTTEPLENHPLDPDGVAQHEKSSKASTSDLLLPNRHSSDTGVSETPKESSESEDLKSSAPPVFVVRKPSEPSPVSSQSSILKTVNSSQERRSPGHSQESEVVNSQDQAKLLTTLAVMNAGEIQRLSFPSLKTSTSFTWCYLLKRKPLHLLQNDQKISAYSTWTISPSNPNPLGLSTKVALSLLNSKQKVEKPLYTQARTTHPRSDILVYSSKWKNGLTKRALNRKKITASEFSNKESSESSTEHDKENSFIKSEPRRVKIFDGGYKSNEDYVYVRGSGRGKYICEECGIRCKKPSMLKKHIRTHTDVRPYVCKYCNFAFKTKGNLTKHMKSKAHSKKCMDLGVSVGLIDDQDGEEEFGEKQRLGCDRSGFDAEESDGADEDENDNEDDDEDSQAESVLSTTPSVTASPQHHPSRHGLQDATSADEDSRLPDCFGGIHTDSMDGLPKALLTKMTVLSAAQSVSRTSRSPAEFTHQEENEDKAQERGAGPHSAGTALVDSAPASPGRHMSVDYPDPETTAAHSSAATTVLTKSTPSASSPSSPADQSLQPTTASPYTEIQEEKPPSTPLHSAELRPNQTHLFSHLPLHSQQQAKAPYSMVPVGGLQVVPAGLATYSTFVPIQAGPVQLTIPAVGVIHRTTGGLGEVGCTVSGATTNPVGVAEVNSVVPCIPIGQINVPGIQGLSAPSLQPLPPLGMETVNILGLTNTNIAPQMRPPGITLNAVGLQVLTASATPQGKPSPQAHIPGLQILNIALPTLIPSISPVSTDGQGASEPPAAGSKAGGVQQEPAPASFPDVGHGARAASPQVVAVGQQYSVKSLVEPAPASDYERLNGPGKGDADRTDLANHNKPKGDISLVQVKRASPVQPRSKVNSDVSTKSPVHRTVSPDRQVHRPAALPRRQNTVQFSDGSSDDEDRLVIAT is encoded by the exons AAGTCACGGATTCTGGTACTAGAGGAAACCCAGATACAATTAAGggtgtgaaaagaaaaaagattgtgACTGAAAACCatcttaaaaaaataccaaaatcGCCTTTGAGAAACCCTACGGAAGCCAAGGTTAAACAAAATGCAGACCCTTCACCACTGAAAGTTCTTCAGGATGCCTCAGAACATGCCACAGTGCAGGATCACTTACCTGTGCAAAATGGAAATCAGTGTACCAAACAGAATGGGGGAGTGCTTAGTAGTGAGATAAGCACTGAAACAACCAAATCTGAGATACCAATGCAGACAAAGCTAACATCAACACATCAGTCCTCAGACTTGAGTAAGAAGACAGTGGAGGATTCTGATGTGAAACAGTTAGGCTTGCCAGAGAAGTCATCTCTCTCCAAGTCCTTATCAAGTAAAGCAAAGACTGACAGTAATGAATGTATTACTTTTGTTGATAGTACATCATCCCCGTGTACACGTACTGCTTTTGATGTCTTACTAAAAGCTATGGAGCCTGAACTGAACACCTTAGCACAAGAGTGTCCCCCTTATGGGATGCAGGTAGAGAAACTGAGACCAAATAAAACTGTAAGCACCTCTGCGAGTCTCGTGTCCAATACAGTGAGCATCCAGAGTCAGTCTCCTTTGTCACAGAATGAGTTTGCAGCTGGACCTCACTATTTCCCATGTACATTAAACAATGTGCGTGTAGCAACAGCAGCCAAGAGTGGACAGGTGCAGGTCCAGACCATTTCTCCTTCGCAGGATCTTGTTACTAAAACCAGTCAACAAAATCACCAGGTGGTTGTGTGTCCAAGTTTCACTGGACCTGTGGTGCAACAGCAGAGCCAAGAAAACCCCAAGCTGCAGCAGATATACAGCATAGCAGTTACGTCGTCTGGCGTTCACACCTCATCTTCCACAGTAACTCAGGTTTTTCCTCAAAACCAGTTAGTAACAAGTTCGTCTACACCTTTGTCTATAGGTCCCGTGTATAATTCAGCCCAGATAGCATCAGTTGTAAACCATGGCGTGGAACAAATATGTAACCTCCTGAAAGACCAGAAGCCTAAAAAGCTAGGGAAGTATGTCTGTGAGTATTGCAATCGGGCCTGTGCCAAGCCCAGTGTTCTCCAAAAGCACATCCGATCCCATACTGGAGAGCGACCTTATCCTTGTGTGACATGtggattttcatttaaaaccaaaagcaatCTGTACAAGCACAAAAAATCTCATGCACATGCTATCAAACTTGGACTTGTCCTACAACCAGATTCTGGTGGTCTCTTCTTATCTAATGACTCAGACAAAGCACTTAGCATTAATTCAGATGTGGAAGAAAGTGGTGAAAGTGAAGATGAAGGCACTGCTGATGAAAGACAAGATGATCAGGAACTGGAACCTGCACAAATAGTGAAAGTCATTTCAAGTGCAGAAACGTTACAGAAAGAGAGCTCTATTCCACTACGCAATCCAGACTGCATACCGGGTGATTCTTCATTATGTGATACAGAACCACAAGTAAGAGCAGCTTTACCAAAAGTAGTAGTTCACCCTGTAAGTGTTTCTCCATTAAGGGCTGATAGCCCCAAAGTAAAAGACCCAGCACCTGagcttgcagcagcacagagaaaaggagattttAAGGCAACGAATCTTCAGTCAAATTTAACACATACAGCGTCACTCAAAGACAACGACATAAAGcaacatcagaaaacagaaacgGGCTCATTAGAGGAGCAACTGGGATCTGCAGTAGGAGCAGTGCATGCTCAGCTTCAGAGACAGCAGGCAACGGATTGTTCCCAagagcagcaaggaaaatgtcttttgaGCCCTAGAAGTTTAGGTAGTACTGATTCTGGTTATTTCTCTCGTTCTGAAAGTGCTGATCAAACAATGAGCCCACCAGCTCCTTTCGTAAGAGGGCTGCTGACCTCTGAGAAGGATTCAAATAAGAGTTTGCCTTCTGTGCCACGAACAAGTGGAGTGGTAGCTTCAGTGGTGCAAACCGTTTGTGCTGAGAAAAATTTAATTCTTTCTGGCCAAATGCGACCTCCCATGGCAACAAAAACTCTTGAAGAGCGTATCTCAAAGTTGATTTCTGATAACGAAGCTGTTGTGGATGACAAACAATTAGATAGTGTGAAACCAAGAAGAACGTCTCTTTCAAGAAGAGGAAGCATAGATTCACCAAAATCCTACATATTTAAGGATTCTTTCCAGTTTGATTTGAAGCCCATGGGAAGAAGAACTAGTTCGAGCTCTGATATACCAAAGTCCCCTTTCACACCcactgaaaaatcaaagcaggtttttcttctctctgtacCATCTCTCGACTGTTTGCCTATTACACGGAGTAATTCCATGCCTACCACCAGTTATTCAGCAGTACCTCCAAATGTAATACCACCTTCTCATCCACTTCGAGGAAGTCAGTCATTTGATGATAAAATTGGCTCTTTATACGATGATGTTTTTGTATCTGGACCTGCTACCCCACTGAACCAGGGTGGACATCCTCGGACTCTTGTTAGACAGGCAGCAATAGAAGATTCTTCTACTGGTGAAAGCCAGGTTCTTGGACCAGCACGATCTGTAGAAGAAAGTTACCTGGGATGTAATTTATCAAACGACTCTTTATTGCAGAGGAGCAAATCCCTGGCACAGGCATCAAGcttagaaaaaacaaagaagaccCCTCAGGTACGAGGAACGATGTTTGAATGTGAAACCTGCAGAAACAGGTATAGGAAACTGGAAAATTTTGAAAACCACAAGAAATTTTACTGTTCAGAGTTGCATGGACCTAAAACTAAAGCGGCAATTCGAGAGCCTGAACATAAAACTGTTCCGAATAGTACACAACCTCAAATTCTGCACTACAGAGTCACTACTTCAACTGGTGTCTGGGAACAGACGCcccaaataagaaaaagaaggaaaatgaaaagtgttGGAGATGATGATGACCCGCAGCAGAATGACACTAGTATGCCATCAAAGAATGCTGAAAGCCAAAGTAAGGCAGCAAATTCTTCCAGTCTGTCAAAACATGGTGCAGCAGGTATAGCTTCACAACAACCAAGCAACCTTTTACTTCAGAGTTCACAAATTCAGCTTGTGGCTCAAGGCACAGATCTGCCTACTGAGACAAAGATGTCTTCTCTTGGTGAAAAGCAGACGAGTTCAGTTTTGCAAGAAAAGGTGGAATTGAAAAGACAAGGGACTGGCATTTCAGTAATACAGCACACCAATTCTCTGAGCAGAAATAGCTCTTTTGAGAAATCTGAGTCCTTTGAGAGAGTATCACCGGTTTCATCTCAAGAGCCCAACAAGGTTGCAAAACACCTCTCTTTGAACACACTTGGAGTCCAAGAGGATAGACACTCGCATCTGAATGCTACCCAGCATCAGCAGCCGCTGTCATCAGAAGCAGCCAGAGGGGAAGTGCAGGGAAGCCAAGTAGTTTCAAATGAGAGAAACATCCCAGCGCAGCCATCAAGACTTGTTCGCCAGCATAACATCCAGGTTCCTGAAATTCTGGTCACAGAAGAACCGGACAGGGACCAAGAAAACCAGTGCAGCGAtcaagaaaagacagaaagatttAATTGGCCACAACGCAGTGAAACACTGTCCAAGTTGCCAACAGAAAAACTCCCacccaagaagaaaagaattcgCTTGGCTGAAATGGAGCATTCATCTGCTGAATCCAGTGTTGACTCCACGCTTTCGAGAAGTCTAAGTCGAGAAAGTAGTTTGTCTCATGCCTCCAGTTTTTCAGCTTCACTCGACAAGGATGAAATTTCAAAGGTGGAGAATCCTTCCAAATCAGAGCATGTTAGTAAGTCAGCAGAATTCCTTATGATTCCAGCAGGCTCTCACATTCTGGGCGTGCCTGGCCCTCATTATAGGGAAATGAGGCGTGCTGCATCAGAGCAGATCAGCTGCACGCAGCCCTCAATGGAGGTAGACTACAGGAGTAAGTCTTTTGATTGTGGAAGCATATCTCCATCAAAACCCGCTTCAGTCGCAGAGATAGCTGCTCCAAAACTGTCATCTGGAAATGGAGTTACTGGACATGTGACTCTGCTAGAAAGAAGGAGGGGGCCATTTGTAAGACAGATATCTTTAAATATTGCTCCAGAAAGTAGTCCAGTTAAATCAACTTCTTCATTTCAGACAGCCCATGCTACTGATGTGCCGTTTCACAGGCTGCAGACCTCCAGCAAATCCTTGGTGAAGTTTCCTTCGAGTACTCAGCATTCACAGACACCCTCGAGGCCTCACTCAGCAATTCAAAATTGTAATCCAGGTAATATGTCTTTGGTTCAGCAGCCTCTAGATCATGTTTTGAATAATCAAGGACAGACATCTTCAGTGCATCAGCTTTCCCAGACCTCTACCAAAAAATCAGCCCAAGGGGAACAAGTGAACACGAATACACTTTCTTGTCATCCTGATGAGAAGAGAGATTGCTTTGCTCCAAAATATCAGCTCCAAGTTAAAACATTACATATAGGTCAGACATACTCTTCAAAACTGCTAAAAAATAATCTATCAACTCAGTCTGTCTCAAGCCACGTTGGGGTAGACCAGAACATTCCCTCTTTTGAGCTGCAGGCTAAACTGTCCGACAGTATGTCTAACCCATACTCTGTGCCTCCTCTAAAACAAATTATCCCAAACAACTGCAACAGTCAGTTACATCAGATTCCTCCTTTTGTAGTTCCTGTCCGTATTCACAGTAGTATGCCATCATATGGCTTTGCAACCGTTACACCCCTTCCTCACATTTTGGTGACTCAGGATCAGGTGAGCCAGTCTGCTTCCAAAACAAATGTTGTGAGCGTGCCAACACTTGAAGGCAAAGCTCAGCTGCCAAAATCTCACAGGGATCATAAAAGGACTTTGCCAAATTCATTTGAATTTGAAAATCCACTACCAGAAAGTGGAACCAGAAACTCACCTTTGTCAAGCTCTTTGAATATTATTCAGAAAGTGCCAGTAAGTGGGCTCTTCCCTCAGCAAGAAGCTACAGCTTCAAGTAAACGAATGCTTTCCCCAGCCAACAGTTTAGATATTGCcatggaaaaacaacagaaacgTGTTAAAGATGAGAGTGGAGCTGCCTGCATGACAGAAGCTAGGCCACTGCATCCACTGAATGCTCGATCTAACGACCCTGCTGGTAAGCAAAAGAAACCTGTTTTGGTGAGACAGGTTTGCACCACAGAACCTCTCGAAAATCACCCCTTAGATCCTGATGGTGTTGCACAGCatgaaaaaagcagcaaagccagtACTTCAGACCTGCTGTTGCCTAACCGTCATTCATCTGATACTGGTGTTTCAGAAACTCCAAAGGAATCATCAGAATCAGAAGACCTTAAATCTTCAGCACCACCAGTGTTTGTAGTTAGAAAACCATCTGAACCATCTCCAGTGAGTAGCCAGAGTTCTATCCTAAAGACAGTGAACAGCAGTCAAGAAAGAAGGTCCCCAGGTCATAGTCAAGAGAGTGAGGTAGTCAATAGCCAGGACCAAGCAAAGCTACTGACTACACTAGCTGTGATGAATGCAGGAGAAATACAGAGGTTGTCATTTCCAAGCCTCAAGACCTCAACAAGTTTTACCTGGTGTTATCTCTTGAAGAGGAAACCACTACACCTGCTGCAAAACGATCAGAAGATTTCAGCCTACTCTACATGGACCATTAGTCCTAGCAATCCCAATCCACTAGGCTTGTCAACAAAGGTAGCTCTTTCTCTCCTAAACTCAAAACAGAAAGTGGAAAAACCGCTATACACTCAAGCAAGAACTACTCATCCCAGGTCAGATATACTGGTCTACTCAAGCAAGTGGAAGAACGGCTTAACTAAG cgAGCgttaaataggaaaaaaataactgcatctGAATTCAGCAATAAGGAAAGCTCCGAATCAAGCACTGAGCATGATAAAgaaaattcctttatcaaaagcGAACCAAGAAGGGTGAAAATCTTTGATGGAGG GTACAAATCAAATGAAGACTATGTGTATGTTCGGGGGAGTGGAAGAGGGAAGTATATTTGTGAAGAATGTGGAATACGCTGCAAGAAACCCAGCATGCTGAAGAAACATATTCGCACGCATACAGACGTCCGGCCTTATGTCTGCAAGTACTGCAACTTTGCCTTCAAAACTAAAG gAAATTTGACAAAACATATGAAGTCAAAGGCACATAGCAAGAAGTGCATGGATCTGGGAGTCTCGGTAGGCTTAATAGATGACCAAGATGGAGAAGAGGAATTTG GAGAGAAGCAAAGATTGGGCTGTGATCGGTCAGGGTTTGATGCAGAGGAATCTGATGGTgcagatgaagatgaaaatgacaacgaagatgatgatgaagacAGCCAAGCTGAGTCAGTCCTATCCACAACCCCCTCGGTGACAGCCAGCCCTCAGCATCACCCCTCTCGACATGGCCTGCAAGATGCCACAAGTGCTGATGAGGACAGCAGACTACCGGACTGCTTTGGTGGGATTCACACGGACTCTATGGATGGTCTCCCAAAAGCGCTGCTCACAAAGATGACTGTCCTTAGTGCTGCGCAGTCAGTAAGCAGGACCTCCAGGTCACCAGCAGAGTTCACCcaccaggaagaaaatgaggacAAAGCCCAAGAGAGAGGAGCTGGCCCCCACAGTGCAGGTACTGCACTGGTGGACTCTGCTCCTGCATCTCCAGGTCGACATATGTCCGTGGATTACCCCGATCCAGAAACAACTGCGGCCCACTCCTCAGCAGCAACCACAGTTCTTACAAAG AGCACGccctctgccagctctcccTCGTCACCCGCGGACCAGAGCCTGCAGCCTACGACGGCATCGCCCTACACTGAAATCCAGGAGGAGAAGCCGCCCAGCACCCCACTGCATTCTGCTGAGTTGAGGCCTAACCAGACACACCTCTTCAGCCACCTTCCGCTGCATTCACAGCAGCAGGCCAAGGCCCCCTACAGCATGGTGCCAGTAGGGGGGCTTCAAGTGGTCCCCGCCGGCCTGGCCACCTACTCCACCTTTGTACCCATTCAAGCGGGGCCAGTGCAACTCACCATTCCTGCTGTTGGTGTCATCCACAGAACTACAGGCGGCCTTGGCGAGGTGGGTTGCACCGTCTCGGGTGCCACCACGAATCCCGTTGGGGTTGCCGAAGTGAACAGCGTTGTGCCGTGTATTCCTATCGGCCAGATCAATGTGCCAGGCATCCAGGGTCTCAGCGCGCCCAGCTTGCAGCCTCTCCCACCCCTTGGCATGGAGACGGTGAACATCTTAGGCCTGACAAACACAAACATAGCCCCACAGATGCGCCCGCCTGGAATCACTCTGAATGCTGTGGGCCTCCAGGTCCTGACTGCCAGCGCTACCCCCCAGGGCAAGCCCAGCCCTCAGGCGCACATCCCAGGCTTGCAGATACTGAACATTGCCTTGCCCACCCTCATCCCCTCCATCAGCCCTGTCAGCACGGATGGGCAAGGAGCCTCTGAAccaccagctgcaggcagcaaagctggtggcGTCCAGCAAGAGCCAGCTCCTGCCAGCTTCCCCGACGTCGGCCATGGGGCCAGGGCTGCTTCTCCTCAGGTGGTTGCCGTTGGCCAGCAGTACAGCGTGAAGAGCCTTGTAGAGCCTGCCCCTGCGAGTGACTATGAAAGACTCAATGGGCCAGGGAAAGGTGATGCTGACAGGACTGACCTCGCCAACCACAATAAGCCAAAGGGCGACATCTCTTTGGTTCAGGTCAAAAGAGCTTCCCCGGTACAGCCTCGCTCTAAAGTGAATTCTGATGTTTCAACCAAGTCCCCGGTCCATCGAACTGTCTCTCCGGACAGACAGGTACACAGGCCAGCAGCATTGCCCCGGAGGCAAAATACGGTGCAGTTTAGCGATGGCAGCAGTGACGATGAGGATAGACTCGTAATAGCAAcctag